One Nocardia iowensis DNA window includes the following coding sequences:
- a CDS encoding TetR/AcrR family transcriptional regulator, giving the protein MSLRVPVRTWGGRTTEERRAERRARLIDAALDIWIENGWAAVTMRGVCQRTALNDRYFYEHFTDRDALLGDAWDAVCAEVYADLAAIAAEHIEQPPLEILRAAVTGVVRLQSDDRGRARILLADHAGSAVLEQRRKTMLTDATDLLIATARPYLRPDTDESEFRMSTLVGIGGFIELLTAWRTGALDIDGARIIEHICRIGALLGTLYLPPEVIPPAR; this is encoded by the coding sequence ATGAGCCTGCGCGTACCGGTCCGCACCTGGGGCGGCCGCACCACCGAGGAGCGGCGCGCCGAACGCCGGGCGCGGCTGATCGATGCCGCCCTCGACATCTGGATCGAAAACGGCTGGGCGGCCGTGACAATGCGCGGCGTCTGCCAGCGCACCGCGCTCAATGACCGCTACTTCTACGAACACTTCACTGACCGTGACGCGCTGCTCGGCGACGCCTGGGACGCCGTGTGCGCCGAGGTCTACGCCGACCTGGCGGCGATCGCCGCCGAACACATCGAGCAGCCGCCACTGGAGATCTTGCGTGCGGCGGTGACCGGCGTAGTGCGCCTACAGTCCGACGATCGCGGGCGCGCCCGCATCCTGCTGGCCGATCACGCGGGCAGCGCCGTGCTCGAGCAGCGCCGCAAGACAATGCTCACCGACGCCACCGACCTGCTCATCGCCACCGCACGGCCGTACCTGCGCCCGGATACCGACGAGAGCGAGTTCCGGATGAGCACGCTCGTCGGCATCGGCGGCTTCATCGAACTGCTCACCGCATGGCGCACCGGTGCGCTGGATATCGACGGCGCCCGCATCATCGAACACATCTGCCGGATCGGCGCGCTGCTCGGTACGCTGTATCTGCCGCCGGAGGTCATTCCGCCTGCGCGATAA
- a CDS encoding amidohydrolase family protein, with protein MDLTGLRIIDAHIHQWDPFTTPRVFSSMAKVFRVLPIPLGVAARLAPRRDRQFVGDPTAYAQPYLPANYRADTGAVPVEAIVHIEADWSDKGGTAQANETRWVASLPFGVDTPALGAIIGAGDPSAAGFAELLDAHRSASPLLRGIRTLTALHPDPDVRPFTQTEHALVSKEFLDGFANLAEQDLSFEAWVYSHQLPDVAELAERYPEVPIVLNHLGTPAGLFGPVGKHTGTNPSLRRELFVRWRDDVAAVAANANVVAKVSGLTMPILGHPVPPRGTATPVPVLLDRIGPMIGHALEFFGADRLLWGSNFPVDKPITSIANSVEAVAAAVTGHGGGQPELEQIFRNTARRVYRIEDPTS; from the coding sequence ATGGATCTCACCGGTCTTCGGATCATCGACGCACACATCCATCAGTGGGACCCGTTCACGACGCCACGGGTCTTCAGCAGCATGGCGAAGGTATTCCGGGTACTGCCGATCCCCCTCGGTGTCGCCGCCCGGCTCGCGCCACGCCGCGACCGGCAGTTCGTCGGCGATCCCACGGCATACGCGCAGCCGTACCTGCCCGCGAACTATCGCGCGGACACAGGCGCCGTACCGGTCGAGGCGATCGTGCACATCGAGGCCGATTGGTCGGACAAGGGCGGCACCGCCCAGGCCAATGAGACCAGGTGGGTGGCCAGCCTGCCGTTCGGCGTGGACACTCCCGCGCTGGGCGCGATCATCGGCGCAGGTGATCCGTCAGCGGCCGGGTTCGCCGAACTGCTCGACGCGCACCGTTCGGCCTCGCCGCTGCTGCGCGGGATCCGAACCTTGACCGCACTCCATCCGGACCCGGATGTCCGGCCGTTCACCCAGACCGAGCACGCCCTCGTCAGCAAGGAATTTCTGGACGGCTTCGCGAACCTGGCCGAGCAGGACCTCTCGTTCGAGGCATGGGTGTATTCGCACCAGCTGCCCGACGTCGCCGAACTCGCCGAGCGCTACCCCGAGGTCCCCATCGTGCTCAACCATCTCGGTACTCCCGCAGGCCTTTTCGGTCCCGTCGGCAAACACACCGGGACGAACCCGAGCCTGCGCCGCGAGTTGTTCGTGCGCTGGCGCGACGACGTCGCCGCCGTGGCCGCCAATGCCAACGTGGTCGCGAAGGTGAGTGGCCTGACGATGCCGATTCTCGGCCATCCGGTCCCGCCGCGCGGCACCGCCACTCCCGTTCCGGTGCTACTGGATCGCATCGGTCCGATGATCGGGCACGCGCTCGAGTTCTTCGGTGCCGACCGGCTGCTGTGGGGCTCGAATTTCCCGGTGGACAAACCGATTACCAGCATCGCCAACAGCGTCGAGGCGGTCGCCGCGGCGGTCACCGGTCATGGCGGCGGACAGCCGGAACTGGAGCAGATTTTCCGGAATACCGCTCGACGCGTGTATCGAATCGAAGACCCGACAAGCTGA
- a CDS encoding TetR/AcrR family transcriptional regulator — translation MTGATAARGRIDKRQAILDVAFTVFARRGYDKTCVQEIADEAGVAKPTVYNHLTDKQTLFRHAVLAAADAVAAETLAITDRLRTPGDDLRTVLADVAEDLLRVCSTERARALRALTYAQLAAFPELTDAVLERTSQRIAEALADRLARLALAGDLRTNDPAQAAEQLLALLTAPLEARSRLGTRAVPDIEIRQIADAAVRTFLSAFGSH, via the coding sequence GTGACGGGAGCAACGGCGGCGCGAGGGCGGATCGACAAGCGGCAGGCGATCCTCGACGTCGCGTTCACCGTCTTCGCCCGGCGCGGCTACGACAAGACCTGCGTCCAAGAGATCGCCGACGAGGCGGGCGTCGCGAAACCCACGGTGTACAACCACCTCACCGACAAGCAAACCCTCTTCCGGCACGCCGTGCTGGCCGCGGCCGACGCGGTGGCCGCGGAGACCCTCGCGATCACCGATCGGCTCAGGACGCCCGGCGACGACCTCCGCACGGTACTGGCGGACGTCGCCGAGGACCTGCTCCGGGTGTGCTCGACCGAGCGCGCCCGCGCCCTCCGCGCGCTGACCTACGCACAGCTCGCGGCGTTCCCCGAGCTCACCGACGCGGTGCTGGAACGGACGTCACAGCGCATTGCCGAGGCGCTGGCGGATCGGCTGGCGCGACTGGCCTTGGCGGGCGACTTGCGGACGAACGATCCGGCGCAGGCCGCGGAGCAATTGCTCGCCCTGCTCACCGCGCCGCTGGAGGCGCGTTCCAGACTCGGCACCCGCGCGGTCCCCGACATCGAGATCCGGCAGATCGCCGACGCGGCCGTCCGTACTTTCCTGTCCGCGTTCGGATCCCACTGA
- a CDS encoding Dabb family protein — protein MIVHLLRFGFRDETTDEQKAEVLATMKRTASVESVSFATVGQNLGDASEGLTHAYCVGIEDLSALERYMHDPVHLDGDPRIIPHVAKIAIGPDVSDEPDPGLRDKIMALHEAKLAKYPEWARLMATVPEVQIC, from the coding sequence ATGATCGTTCACCTACTGCGCTTCGGCTTCCGCGACGAGACGACCGACGAGCAGAAGGCCGAGGTGCTTGCGACGATGAAACGCACGGCATCGGTCGAGTCGGTATCGTTCGCCACCGTCGGCCAGAACCTGGGTGATGCTTCCGAAGGCCTGACCCACGCCTATTGCGTCGGCATCGAGGACCTGTCGGCGCTGGAGCGATACATGCACGACCCGGTTCACCTGGACGGTGATCCGCGGATCATCCCGCACGTCGCGAAAATCGCTATCGGCCCGGATGTTTCGGATGAGCCGGACCCGGGGCTGCGCGACAAGATCATGGCCCTGCACGAGGCGAAGCTGGCGAAGTACCCGGAGTGGGCGCGGCTGATGGCGACCGTTCCCGAGGTGCAGATCTGCTGA
- the icmF gene encoding fused isobutyryl-CoA mutase/GTPase IcmF, translating into MADSSALHTPTNPVRFVTSAALFDGHDAAINIMRRILQAQGAEVIHLGHNRAVSEVVDAVLTEDAQGVAVSSYQGGHVEYFEYLADALKKAGAEHVRIFGGGGGVIVAEEIARLAESGVTIFSPEDGQRLGLPGMINQLIRACDIDLSTEPPVLDAVLSGERAALARAITCIQQGALPDTDRQALTQAAAARTVPVLGITGTGGSGKSSLTDELVRRLRSDQQDKLRVAILAVDPTRRRGGGALLGDRIRMNALDGDHIFFRSLATRGGRELPNNIELIVTACKAAGYDLVILETPGIGQGDAAVTDHVDVSMYVMTPEFGAASQLEKIDMLDYADVVAINKFERRGAADALRDVSRQLIRNREEFTAAPEDMPVFGTSAATFNDDGVTALYQHLAGLLADHGLRLEQGALPRVNTRVSTRFAQIIPPARVRYLAEIAATVRDYHAHTAAQVVAAQRLQRIEQVAAELPDDRAVAELADAASTELTADNAALLAEWPALAESYRGDEQVVRVRDREIHTPLRRESLSGNSIPRVALPRYTDHGELLRFLRAENLPGRFPYTAGVFPFKRDNEDPARMFAGEGDPFRTNRRFKVLSEHSDAKRLSTAFDSVTLYGHDPAERPDIYGKVGTSGVSIASLDDMKVLYDGFDLTAPTTSVSMTINGPAPTILAYFLNTAIDQALERFSAAEGRAPTADEAAEIRAKTLATVRGTVQADILKEDQGQNTCIFSTEFSLRMMADIQEWFVRNGVRNFYSVSISGYHIAEAGANPISQLAFTLANGFTYVEAYLARGMKIDDFAPNLSFFFSNGMDPEYSVIGRVARRIWAIAMRERYGANDRSQKLKYHIQTSGRSLHAQEMSFNDIRTTLQALIAIYDNCNSLHTNAYDEAVTTPTEDSVRRALAIQLIINREWGVAMNENPLQGSFLIDELTDLVEEAVLVEFDRISERGGVLGAMETGYQRGKIQDESMRYEHRKHDGSLPIIGVNTFRNPHGEPHHDIELARGTEEEKQSQLRRVREFQHRHRDPAHAALARLEAVARTDDNIFEVLMDAARVCTLQQVTDTFFTVGGQYRRNV; encoded by the coding sequence GTGGCCGACAGCAGCGCACTTCATACGCCGACCAACCCCGTTCGTTTCGTGACCTCCGCGGCTCTGTTCGACGGGCACGACGCGGCGATCAACATCATGCGCCGGATCCTGCAGGCGCAAGGCGCGGAGGTGATCCACCTCGGACACAATCGCGCGGTCAGCGAAGTGGTCGACGCGGTGCTCACCGAGGACGCGCAAGGTGTGGCGGTCAGCTCCTATCAGGGCGGGCATGTCGAGTACTTCGAATATCTCGCCGACGCGCTGAAAAAGGCCGGAGCGGAACATGTTCGGATATTCGGCGGTGGTGGCGGCGTCATCGTCGCCGAGGAAATCGCGCGACTCGCCGAATCCGGCGTGACCATCTTCTCCCCCGAAGACGGCCAGCGACTCGGCCTGCCCGGCATGATCAATCAGCTCATTCGCGCCTGCGACATCGACCTTTCCACCGAACCGCCGGTCCTGGACGCGGTGCTGTCCGGCGAACGCGCCGCGCTGGCCCGCGCGATCACCTGCATCCAGCAGGGCGCCCTGCCCGACACCGACCGGCAGGCATTGACGCAGGCCGCGGCCGCGCGCACCGTTCCGGTGCTCGGCATCACCGGCACGGGCGGCTCCGGAAAGTCCTCGCTCACCGACGAATTGGTGCGCAGGCTGCGTTCAGACCAGCAGGACAAGCTGCGCGTCGCGATCCTCGCGGTCGATCCGACCCGGCGACGCGGCGGTGGCGCTCTGCTCGGCGACCGCATCCGGATGAACGCCCTCGACGGCGACCACATCTTCTTCCGCTCGCTGGCCACCAGGGGTGGACGGGAACTGCCGAACAATATCGAGTTGATCGTGACCGCCTGCAAGGCAGCGGGTTACGACCTGGTGATCCTGGAAACGCCGGGTATCGGCCAGGGCGACGCGGCGGTCACCGACCACGTCGATGTGTCCATGTATGTGATGACCCCGGAATTCGGCGCCGCCTCCCAGCTGGAGAAGATCGACATGCTGGATTACGCGGATGTGGTGGCGATCAACAAGTTCGAGCGCCGCGGTGCCGCCGACGCGCTGCGGGATGTGTCGCGCCAGTTGATCCGCAATCGCGAGGAGTTCACCGCAGCACCGGAGGACATGCCGGTATTCGGCACCAGCGCGGCGACATTCAACGACGACGGCGTCACCGCGCTGTACCAGCATCTGGCCGGACTACTGGCCGACCATGGGTTGCGATTGGAGCAGGGTGCGCTGCCCAGGGTGAACACCCGGGTGTCCACCCGGTTCGCGCAGATCATCCCACCTGCCCGGGTGCGCTACCTGGCCGAGATCGCCGCGACCGTACGCGACTATCACGCACACACGGCCGCGCAAGTCGTTGCCGCACAACGGCTCCAGCGCATCGAACAGGTGGCCGCGGAACTGCCCGACGACCGAGCCGTCGCCGAGCTGGCCGACGCGGCCAGCACGGAGCTGACCGCCGACAATGCCGCGTTGCTGGCCGAGTGGCCCGCACTCGCCGAGTCCTACCGGGGCGACGAGCAGGTGGTACGGGTACGCGACCGCGAAATCCACACTCCGCTGCGCCGGGAGTCGCTGTCCGGCAACTCGATCCCGCGCGTCGCGCTGCCCCGCTACACCGATCACGGTGAGTTGCTTCGGTTCCTGCGCGCGGAGAACCTGCCGGGTCGCTTCCCGTACACCGCGGGGGTTTTCCCGTTCAAGCGGGACAACGAGGACCCGGCCAGAATGTTCGCCGGCGAGGGTGACCCGTTCCGCACCAACCGGCGCTTCAAGGTGCTCAGCGAACATTCCGACGCGAAACGGCTTTCCACCGCCTTCGACTCGGTGACGCTCTACGGCCACGATCCCGCCGAACGACCCGACATCTACGGCAAGGTCGGCACCTCGGGTGTGTCGATCGCCTCGCTCGACGATATGAAGGTGCTCTACGACGGCTTCGACCTGACGGCACCGACGACCTCGGTGTCGATGACCATCAACGGCCCGGCTCCGACCATCCTGGCCTACTTCCTCAATACCGCGATAGACCAAGCGCTGGAACGGTTCTCGGCCGCGGAGGGCCGGGCGCCGACCGCGGACGAGGCCGCCGAGATCCGGGCGAAAACCCTGGCGACGGTGCGCGGCACGGTGCAGGCCGACATCCTCAAGGAGGATCAGGGCCAGAACACCTGCATCTTCTCCACCGAGTTCAGCCTGCGGATGATGGCCGACATCCAGGAATGGTTCGTACGCAACGGCGTTCGCAACTTCTACTCGGTGTCGATATCCGGATACCACATCGCCGAGGCCGGCGCGAACCCGATCAGCCAGCTCGCCTTCACCCTCGCCAACGGATTCACCTATGTCGAGGCCTATCTCGCACGCGGCATGAAGATCGACGACTTCGCGCCGAACCTGTCGTTCTTCTTCTCCAACGGCATGGATCCGGAGTACTCGGTGATCGGGCGGGTGGCCCGGCGGATCTGGGCCATCGCCATGCGAGAGCGCTACGGCGCCAACGATCGTTCGCAGAAGCTGAAGTACCACATCCAGACCTCCGGCCGGTCGCTACACGCGCAGGAGATGAGCTTCAACGACATCCGCACCACCCTGCAGGCGCTCATCGCCATCTACGACAACTGCAACAGCCTGCACACCAACGCCTATGACGAGGCGGTGACCACCCCCACCGAGGATTCGGTGCGCAGGGCGCTGGCCATCCAGCTCATCATCAACCGCGAGTGGGGCGTGGCGATGAACGAAAACCCCTTGCAGGGCAGCTTTCTCATCGACGAACTCACCGATCTGGTGGAGGAGGCCGTGCTGGTCGAATTCGACCGGATCAGCGAACGCGGCGGCGTGCTCGGCGCGATGGAAACCGGATACCAGCGCGGCAAGATCCAGGACGAGTCGATGCGCTACGAGCACCGGAAACACGACGGCTCGCTGCCCATCATCGGCGTCAATACCTTCCGCAACCCGCACGGCGAGCCGCACCACGACATCGAACTGGCCCGCGGCACCGAGGAAGAGAAGCAGTCCCAACTGCGTCGGGTCCGCGAATTCCAGCACCGGCACCGCGATCCCGCGCATGCCGCCCTCGCCCGCCTCGAGGCCGTCGCCCGCACCGACGACAACATCTTCGAGGTGCTGATGGACGCCGCCCGCGTCTGCACCCTGCAGCAGGTCACCGACACCTTCTTCACCGTCGGCGGCCAATACCGCCGCAACGTCTGA
- a CDS encoding DUF2157 domain-containing protein, which produces MATDHRVAVRKLVEQGVLTEAQFEAVMGTLAADEQRPRGKIVAEIAAYIGAGLVFGGIALVIGSSWDGLSRGGQVAVLIAVSIGLVLGALALVGGPSQLFGRAAPGSRVRLAAALLALATGSIAGTVGTALDNGSTDAGKWAVLAGLAAAVLGYVAVPSVIGMLVCGVFSAAVIPSVLGDRTGVAEVWIGLGMLVVGGIWFALSRIGGFVETWLGYAIGVGISLIGALVVDVDDWWWAFLLSLLVAAVCFALFAQQRSTVLVVGGGLAVALATGQAVTEWTDSVLAAAVAVLVVGAVVLGIGAYLLTKAPKPAA; this is translated from the coding sequence ATGGCGACAGACCATCGGGTGGCTGTGCGGAAGCTGGTCGAGCAGGGCGTGCTGACCGAGGCGCAGTTCGAGGCGGTCATGGGGACGCTGGCGGCGGACGAGCAGCGGCCGCGGGGGAAGATTGTGGCCGAGATCGCGGCGTATATCGGTGCCGGGCTGGTGTTCGGTGGGATCGCACTGGTGATCGGGTCGTCCTGGGACGGTCTTTCCCGCGGTGGACAGGTCGCGGTGCTGATCGCCGTGTCGATCGGGCTCGTCCTCGGTGCGCTCGCGCTGGTCGGTGGGCCGTCCCAGCTGTTCGGACGGGCCGCACCCGGCTCCAGGGTCCGGCTCGCGGCCGCCTTGCTCGCGCTCGCCACCGGATCGATCGCCGGGACGGTGGGGACCGCATTGGACAACGGTTCCACCGACGCGGGGAAATGGGCGGTGCTCGCCGGTTTGGCGGCGGCCGTGCTCGGTTATGTCGCCGTGCCGTCAGTGATCGGCATGCTCGTCTGCGGGGTTTTCAGCGCCGCGGTGATACCGAGCGTGCTCGGTGATCGAACAGGTGTCGCCGAGGTGTGGATCGGACTCGGCATGCTCGTGGTCGGCGGAATATGGTTCGCGCTCAGCCGGATCGGCGGCTTCGTCGAGACCTGGCTGGGATATGCGATCGGGGTCGGTATCTCGCTGATCGGTGCGCTGGTCGTCGATGTCGATGACTGGTGGTGGGCGTTTTTGCTCAGCCTGCTGGTGGCCGCGGTCTGCTTCGCGCTGTTCGCTCAGCAGCGTTCGACGGTGCTCGTCGTCGGCGGCGGCCTCGCGGTCGCGCTCGCGACGGGTCAGGCGGTTACCGAGTGGACCGACAGCGTGCTGGCCGCCGCGGTCGCGGTGCTGGTGGTCGGCGCCGTGGTGCTCGGGATCGGCGCGTACCTACTCACCAAGGCGCCGAAACCGGCGGCCTAG
- a CDS encoding CoA-acylating methylmalonate-semialdehyde dehydrogenase, with product MVRELTHFIGGQHVAGTSGNFGDVFDPNLGQVQARVPLASKAEVAAVIANAEAAQQVWAAFNPQKRARVLMRFLALVQDEMDSLAALLSSEHGKTIADAKGDIQRGLEVIEFATGIPHLLKGEYTESAGTGIDVYSMRQPLGVVAGITPFNFPAMIPLWKAGPALATGNAFVLKPSERDPSVPLRLAELFLEAGLPPGVFNVVNGDKVAVDALLHDPRIKAVGFVGSTPIAQYIYETATANGKRAQCFGGAKNHAIVMPDADLDDVADQLIGAGYGSAGERCMAISVAVPVGEETADRLLAKLTERVHKLNIGRSDDPGADYGPLVGKDGVDRVNNYVQIGIDEGAELVVDGRGVTVAGAEDGYFVGATLFDKVTPEMRIYREEIFGPVLAVVRAKDYEEGLRLANEHEYGNGVAIFTRDGDTARDFAARVQVGMVGINVPIPVPIAYYTFGGWKRSGFGDLNQHGPDSIRFYTKTKTVTQRWPSGLKESNAFVIPTMD from the coding sequence ATGGTTCGCGAACTCACTCACTTCATCGGCGGGCAGCACGTCGCGGGTACCTCCGGCAACTTCGGTGACGTCTTCGACCCGAATCTCGGCCAGGTGCAGGCGCGCGTGCCGCTGGCGAGCAAGGCCGAGGTCGCGGCGGTCATCGCCAATGCCGAAGCGGCGCAGCAGGTGTGGGCCGCATTCAACCCGCAGAAGCGGGCCAGGGTGCTGATGCGCTTCCTCGCGCTGGTGCAGGACGAGATGGATTCGCTCGCCGCGCTGCTCTCTTCGGAGCACGGCAAGACCATTGCCGATGCCAAGGGCGATATCCAGCGCGGTCTGGAAGTCATCGAGTTCGCCACCGGCATCCCGCACCTGCTCAAGGGCGAGTACACCGAGAGCGCGGGCACCGGCATCGACGTCTACTCGATGCGCCAGCCGCTCGGCGTCGTCGCGGGCATCACCCCGTTCAACTTCCCCGCCATGATCCCGCTGTGGAAGGCGGGCCCCGCGCTGGCCACCGGAAACGCGTTCGTGCTCAAGCCGTCCGAGCGCGACCCGTCGGTGCCGCTGCGGCTGGCCGAGCTGTTCCTCGAGGCCGGACTGCCGCCCGGTGTGTTCAACGTCGTCAACGGCGACAAGGTGGCCGTCGACGCGCTGCTGCACGACCCGAGGATCAAGGCCGTCGGCTTCGTCGGCTCCACCCCGATCGCCCAGTACATCTACGAGACCGCGACCGCGAACGGCAAGCGCGCCCAGTGCTTCGGCGGCGCCAAGAACCACGCGATCGTCATGCCGGACGCCGACCTCGACGATGTCGCCGACCAATTGATCGGCGCCGGTTACGGTTCCGCGGGCGAGCGGTGCATGGCCATCTCGGTGGCCGTGCCGGTCGGCGAGGAGACCGCGGACCGTCTGCTGGCCAAGCTCACCGAGCGGGTGCACAAGCTCAACATCGGCCGCTCCGACGATCCCGGCGCCGACTACGGCCCGCTGGTCGGCAAGGACGGCGTGGACCGGGTGAACAACTACGTCCAGATCGGCATCGATGAGGGGGCCGAGCTGGTGGTGGATGGACGCGGCGTGACCGTCGCGGGTGCCGAGGACGGGTACTTCGTCGGCGCAACGCTTTTCGACAAGGTCACCCCGGAAATGCGGATCTACCGGGAAGAGATCTTCGGCCCCGTGTTGGCCGTGGTCCGGGCCAAGGACTACGAGGAAGGCCTGCGCCTGGCCAACGAGCACGAATACGGCAACGGCGTAGCGATTTTCACCCGCGACGGCGACACCGCCCGGGACTTCGCGGCCCGCGTGCAGGTCGGCATGGTCGGCATCAACGTGCCGATCCCGGTCCCGATCGCGTACTACACGTTCGGTGGGTGGAAGCGTTCCGGCTTCGGCGACCTCAATCAGCACGGCCCGGACTCGATCCGCTTCTACACCAAGACCAAGACCGTCACGCAGCGCTGGCCCTCCGGCCTCAAGGAGAGCAACGCGTTCGTCATCCCGACGATGGACTGA
- a CDS encoding acyl-CoA dehydrogenase family protein, with protein MFTLDEDEKAIRDTARGFADEFLAPNALEWDEQKHFPVDVLRKAGPLGLGGIYVQEDVGGSGLRRLDAVRIFEQLATGCPAIAAYISIHNMASWMIDSYGNDAQRHHWLPRLTSMELLASYALTEPNVGSDAAALSTKAVRDGDAYIFNGAKQFISGAGATDVYVVMARTADAGARGVSAFIVPADTPGVSFGANERKMGWHAQPTRQVLFDDARVPAANLLGAEGDGFRIAMNGLNGGRLNIAACSVGGAQAALDKTVPYLAERRAFGKPLLDNDALRFDLADMRTELEAARTLLWRAAAALDADAPDKVELCAMAKLFATDAGFEVANKALQLHGGYGYLAEYGLEKIVRDLRVHQILEGTNEIMRVVVSRAVAGAA; from the coding sequence ATGTTCACCCTCGACGAAGACGAGAAGGCGATCCGCGACACCGCGCGTGGTTTCGCGGACGAGTTCCTCGCGCCGAACGCGCTGGAATGGGATGAGCAGAAGCACTTTCCGGTCGACGTGCTGCGCAAGGCGGGGCCGCTGGGCCTCGGCGGCATCTACGTCCAGGAGGACGTAGGCGGTTCGGGTCTGCGCAGGCTCGATGCCGTGCGTATCTTCGAGCAGCTCGCCACCGGTTGCCCGGCCATCGCGGCCTACATCTCCATCCACAACATGGCCAGCTGGATGATCGACAGTTACGGCAACGACGCGCAGCGCCACCACTGGCTGCCGCGGCTGACGTCGATGGAGCTGTTGGCGAGCTACGCACTGACCGAACCAAATGTCGGCTCGGACGCGGCGGCGCTGAGCACCAAGGCCGTTCGGGACGGTGACGCCTACATCTTCAACGGCGCAAAGCAATTCATCTCCGGCGCGGGCGCCACCGATGTGTACGTGGTCATGGCGCGCACGGCCGACGCGGGCGCACGCGGCGTTTCGGCGTTCATCGTGCCCGCCGATACTCCTGGAGTCTCGTTCGGCGCCAACGAAAGAAAGATGGGCTGGCACGCACAGCCCACCCGTCAGGTGCTCTTCGACGACGCCAGGGTGCCCGCGGCGAACCTGCTCGGCGCCGAGGGCGACGGCTTCCGTATCGCGATGAACGGCCTCAACGGCGGGCGGTTGAATATTGCCGCCTGCTCGGTCGGCGGTGCGCAGGCGGCGCTGGACAAGACCGTGCCGTATCTGGCCGAACGCCGCGCGTTCGGCAAGCCGTTGCTGGACAACGACGCACTGCGGTTCGACCTCGCCGATATGCGTACCGAATTGGAGGCCGCCCGCACCCTGCTGTGGCGGGCCGCGGCGGCGCTCGATGCCGACGCGCCGGACAAGGTCGAGTTGTGCGCCATGGCCAAGCTGTTCGCGACCGACGCCGGTTTCGAGGTCGCCAACAAGGCGCTTCAACTGCACGGCGGCTACGGTTACCTGGCCGAGTACGGCCTGGAGAAAATCGTCCGGGATCTGCGGGTGCACCAGATCCTCGAAGGCACCAACGAAATCATGCGGGTGGTTGTCTCCCGCGCGGTGGCAGGAGCGGCATGA
- a CDS encoding enoyl-CoA hydratase/isomerase family protein — protein sequence MTEPEVLLEKQDGLGLITLNRPKAINALNHSMALAISDALRTWATDDEVRTVVVTGAGERGLCAGGDIVAIHTDAKSGAAGADSPTGRFWRDEYVLNALIGRYPKPYVVVMDGIVMGGGVGLSGHGSHRIVTERSKIGMPEVGIGFIPDVGGTYLLSRTPGEIGTHVALTTARMGAGDAIAAGFADYYVAAEHLPALLDTLRTEPAEIAIAKFATAAPESGLVAQRDWIDACYRADSVEEIVARLQAHDSPEAAKAAADILTKSPVALKVTLRSLRSARTAPSLEAVLNEEYRVSIAALSSSDLVEGIRAQVIDKDRNPRWSPATLADVSTAQVDAYFAELGDQELGLVSND from the coding sequence ATGACCGAACCGGAAGTTCTCCTCGAGAAGCAGGATGGCTTGGGGCTCATCACCTTGAACCGCCCCAAGGCCATCAACGCGCTCAATCACTCGATGGCACTTGCCATCAGCGATGCGCTGCGGACCTGGGCAACGGATGACGAGGTGCGCACCGTCGTCGTCACCGGGGCCGGTGAGCGCGGGCTGTGCGCGGGCGGCGACATCGTCGCCATTCACACCGACGCCAAGAGCGGTGCGGCGGGCGCAGATTCGCCCACCGGCCGCTTCTGGCGCGACGAGTACGTACTCAACGCGCTGATCGGCCGCTACCCGAAGCCCTACGTGGTGGTGATGGACGGCATCGTGATGGGCGGCGGGGTCGGCCTGTCCGGCCACGGCAGCCACCGGATCGTCACCGAACGATCCAAGATCGGCATGCCCGAGGTCGGCATCGGCTTCATCCCGGATGTCGGTGGCACCTACCTGCTTTCGCGCACACCCGGTGAGATCGGCACGCACGTCGCGCTGACCACGGCCCGGATGGGTGCGGGTGACGCCATCGCGGCCGGCTTCGCGGACTACTACGTCGCCGCCGAACACCTTCCGGCACTGCTGGACACGCTGCGCACCGAGCCCGCGGAGATCGCGATCGCCAAGTTCGCCACGGCCGCACCGGAATCCGGCCTGGTCGCGCAGCGGGACTGGATCGACGCCTGCTACCGCGCCGACAGTGTCGAGGAGATCGTCGCCCGCCTGCAGGCGCACGATTCGCCCGAAGCCGCCAAGGCGGCCGCGGATATTCTCACGAAATCGCCTGTCGCGTTGAAGGTCACGCTACGGTCGTTGCGCTCGGCACGGACCGCGCCGAGCCTGGAAGCGGTGCTGAACGAGGAGTACCGGGTCTCCATCGCGGCGCTGTCCTCGTCCGATCTGGTGGAGGGCATCCGCGCGCAGGTGATCGACAAGGACCGCAATCCGCGGTGGTCGCCGGCGACCCTCGCCGACGTCAGCACCGCGCAGGTCGACGCATACTTCGCCGAATTGGGCGATCAGGAACTGGGTTTGGTGAGCAATGACTGA